Proteins found in one Thalassomonas actiniarum genomic segment:
- a CDS encoding ATP-binding protein yields MIAIMLVIAVCSYYISKHRISTHVQENYGGTFRLISEGAARHQGEKQRLWLSAIEKISDLTFEQKNISSKTLTTNIYQQLQRDKYVFNINPLLSGGQVLIKLADKEHYLEVKLADFGSSLVRTSAFLILNELGRHKNEQRLQALDNIRSMFNYPIQLKTLKKLHLPTTNIRTIEKRDISVVLKNSTTSVPALQAYAPLGNSPYVLVLGDIPFFEWFPVSLILPGVLAILVLMAISSYLLVSPLEKRLASIDKQIELIGHDKDLSMPAPLGSDAIGKLSNTVNTMAQRIHKLIDAQTEMIGAISHELRSPVTRIRFRTAAIEDDQNPVLSKQASGIEKDLDELESLIDEVLTFSKLKQDLPALDLEAISVGEFFSQLNHKLKINNPAITITYPANSCDTFFADRRYLHRAIENLIINALKYATDKVEIGYDFCDQQQKIWVADNGPGIPEKDRNSVFEPFKRLDASRDRQSGGYGLGLAIVKQIAHWHTGQISVANSSSGGAKLLFSWPRKLSGNE; encoded by the coding sequence ATGATAGCCATAATGCTGGTAATTGCCGTTTGCAGTTATTACATCAGCAAGCACCGGATTTCAACCCATGTGCAGGAAAATTATGGCGGTACTTTTCGCTTGATCAGTGAAGGTGCAGCCCGTCATCAGGGTGAAAAACAAAGGTTATGGTTATCGGCAATCGAGAAAATCAGTGATCTGACATTTGAGCAAAAAAATATCAGTAGCAAAACACTAACCACTAACATCTATCAACAACTGCAACGGGATAAATATGTTTTTAATATCAATCCGCTGTTATCCGGCGGACAGGTGCTGATCAAGCTCGCCGATAAAGAACATTATTTAGAGGTAAAGCTGGCAGATTTTGGCAGCTCCCTGGTACGCACCAGCGCGTTTCTTATACTCAATGAGCTGGGGCGCCATAAAAACGAACAAAGACTCCAGGCGCTGGACAATATCAGATCTATGTTTAACTACCCTATTCAGTTAAAAACCTTAAAAAAGCTGCACTTGCCCACAACCAATATCCGCACCATAGAAAAGCGGGATATTTCCGTGGTATTAAAAAACTCCACCACCAGCGTACCGGCATTGCAGGCCTATGCTCCTTTGGGTAACAGTCCTTATGTACTGGTCCTGGGGGATATTCCTTTTTTCGAATGGTTCCCGGTATCCCTTATTCTACCTGGTGTATTGGCTATTTTAGTGTTAATGGCCATCTCCAGTTACCTCCTGGTCAGCCCGCTGGAAAAACGCCTGGCCAGTATAGATAAACAGATAGAACTTATCGGCCATGATAAAGACTTATCTATGCCAGCCCCTTTGGGCTCAGATGCCATCGGTAAATTATCCAACACGGTCAATACCATGGCGCAACGCATACATAAACTTATCGATGCCCAAACCGAAATGATCGGCGCCATCTCCCATGAACTCAGGAGCCCGGTCACCCGCATTCGTTTTCGTACCGCGGCAATCGAAGATGATCAAAATCCGGTGTTAAGCAAGCAGGCATCCGGGATTGAAAAAGATCTCGATGAGCTTGAAAGCCTGATCGATGAAGTGCTGACCTTTTCAAAGTTAAAACAGGATCTGCCGGCACTCGATCTGGAAGCGATTTCGGTGGGCGAATTCTTCAGCCAGCTCAACCATAAGCTGAAAATAAATAACCCTGCTATCACCATTACCTACCCGGCCAACAGCTGCGACACCTTTTTTGCTGACCGGCGATACCTGCACCGGGCAATAGAAAACCTGATCATCAATGCCCTTAAATATGCCACCGACAAGGTAGAAATCGGCTATGACTTTTGCGATCAGCAACAAAAAATCTGGGTAGCGGATAACGGCCCAGGTATTCCGGAAAAAGACCGTAACTCGGTATTTGAGCCTTTTAAACGGCTCGACGCCAGCCGCGACCGACAATCGGGCGGTTATGGTTTAGGCCTGGCAATAGTAAAACAAATCGCCCATTGGCATACCGGTCAAATCAGCGTTGCCAACAGCAGCAGCGGCGGCGCCAAATTGCTCTTCAGCTGGCCCAGAAAGCTCAGTGGCAATGAATAG
- a CDS encoding serine protease — MLKKSLIALAVLASTSAFAGTTIKSNSGLPSIRIVGGEESVPHSRPYQVSLQSTDGSHFCGGSLIGDDLVLTAAHCMEGVDGNNPELQVRVGAHSLTDGSGQVIQVATTYTNQEYPDLSKDVAVLKLAEKVTDSNAAALTLADDAFFTANMAAGKDMLVSGWGTLSSGGEMPDKLMEVTVPYVTNEICNQATAYDGQVQDTEMCAGLAEGGKDSCQGDSGGPLVVDTGNGMVQVGVVSWGEGCAAEGKYGVYANVASLKTWIDSAVAGNEEPSGLAGGDDDWEGGDDWEEGDYEETSYMAFQETFSYSPDEEALEFVLDVPEDINVLYIATAGGEGELDIVAERIGDSTGEGDWGDDDFGDDDFGDDDQGEDDQGEDDQGDDDWGDDDQGDDDQGEDDWGDDDWGDDDWGDDDWGDDDQGDDSGDDESGDDGRDWFWKKDGNKKALKTAKTTREGDGEAAEEETESIIVEAVGEGTNKVLLLERPVSGEWKITFSSASELEDVELTVFSH; from the coding sequence ATGTTGAAAAAATCGTTAATAGCTTTAGCAGTATTAGCCAGTACATCGGCTTTTGCCGGAACCACCATTAAATCTAATAGTGGCCTGCCTTCTATCCGCATTGTCGGCGGGGAAGAATCAGTTCCTCATTCCCGCCCGTATCAGGTGTCTTTGCAATCAACTGACGGCAGCCATTTCTGTGGCGGTTCGCTTATTGGTGACGACCTGGTATTAACGGCTGCCCATTGTATGGAAGGGGTTGATGGTAATAATCCTGAGCTTCAGGTACGTGTCGGCGCTCATAGCTTAACTGACGGCTCTGGCCAGGTTATCCAGGTGGCAACGACCTATACCAATCAGGAATATCCGGATTTGTCAAAAGATGTCGCAGTACTGAAATTAGCTGAAAAGGTTACTGACAGTAATGCAGCAGCCCTTACTTTAGCCGATGATGCTTTCTTTACTGCCAATATGGCTGCCGGTAAAGACATGCTGGTTTCCGGTTGGGGTACGTTAAGCTCAGGCGGTGAAATGCCAGATAAATTGATGGAAGTTACCGTACCTTATGTAACCAATGAAATTTGTAACCAGGCAACGGCTTATGACGGTCAGGTTCAGGACACGGAAATGTGTGCCGGTTTGGCCGAAGGCGGTAAAGACTCTTGTCAGGGCGACAGTGGCGGACCTTTGGTGGTAGATACCGGTAATGGCATGGTGCAAGTTGGTGTTGTCAGCTGGGGCGAAGGCTGTGCGGCCGAAGGGAAATACGGCGTATATGCCAATGTGGCCAGCCTTAAAACCTGGATAGACAGCGCCGTTGCCGGTAATGAAGAGCCGTCAGGCCTTGCCGGCGGTGATGATGACTGGGAAGGAGGCGATGACTGGGAAGAAGGTGATTATGAAGAAACCAGCTACATGGCCTTCCAGGAAACTTTCAGCTACAGCCCGGATGAAGAAGCGTTAGAGTTTGTCTTAGATGTACCTGAAGATATCAATGTGCTCTACATTGCCACTGCCGGCGGTGAAGGTGAACTTGATATCGTAGCCGAAAGAATTGGTGACAGCACAGGTGAAGGTGACTGGGGCGATGATGACTTCGGTGATGACGACTTTGGCGATGACGACCAGGGCGAAGATGACCAGGGCGAAGATGACCAGGGTGACGACGACTGGGGCGATGACGACCAGGGCGATGACGACCAGGGCGAAGATGACTGGGGTGACGACGACTGGGGTGACGATGACTGGGGTGACGATGACTGGGGCGACGACGACCAGGGCGATGATTCTGGTGATGACGAATCCGGTGACGACGGCCGTGACTGGTTCTGGAAAAAAGACGGCAATAAAAAAGCCCTGAAAACAGCTAAAACCACCAGAGAAGGCGATGGTGAAGCTGCTGAAGAAGAAACTGAAAGCATTATCGTTGAAGCCGTTGGTGAAGGTACAAATAAAGTATTATTACTTGAGCGTCCGGTATCGGGTGAGTGGAAGATCACTTTCTCTTCAGCCTCTGAGCTTGAAGATGTTGAATTGACTGTGTTCTCTCACTAA